Proteins found in one Lycium ferocissimum isolate CSIRO_LF1 chromosome 6, AGI_CSIRO_Lferr_CH_V1, whole genome shotgun sequence genomic segment:
- the LOC132061172 gene encoding uncharacterized mitochondrial protein AtMg00860-like yields MCPEERGHDYGEERKDELAPQRTVTGYNQIMIAPEDQEKTTFTCPFVTFAFWRMLGSCNASVTFQRCMMAIFTNMVENYMEEKCHFMVREGIVLGHKVSSQGIEVDKAKIEAIEKLPPPVSVRGVRSFLGHAGFYRRFIKDFSKVANPMCKLLEKDVKLFNETCLKAFDELKVRLVTAFIIIAPN; encoded by the exons ATGTGTCCTGAAGAAAGAGGACATGACTATGGTGAAGAACGAAAAGATGAGCTGGCACCTCAGAGAACGGTTACTG GTTACAACCAGATTATGATTGCACcagaagatcaagaaaagacCACTTTCACATGTCCATTTGTCACTTTTGCATTCTGGAGGATGCTTGGTTCATGTAATGCTTCGGTTACATTCCAGAGATGCATGATGGCTATTTTCACCAATATGGTGGAAAACTATATGGAG GAAAAATGTCATTTCATGGTTCGAGAAGGCATTGTTCTTGGGCACAAAGTATCAAGCCAGGGCATTGAGGTTGACAAGGCTAAGATCGAGGCGATTGAAAAATTGCCACCACCCGTTTCTGTTCGGGGAGTGCGCAGTTTTCTTGGGCATGCAGGCTTTTATCGGCGGTTCATCAAGGACTTTTCCAAGGTTGCGAATCCGATGTGCAAGCTATTAGAGAAAGATGTGAAGTTATTCAATGAAACCTGTCTGAAGGCTTTTGATGAGCTGAAGGTGCGGTTGGTAACTGCATTCATTATCATTGCACCTAATTAG